In the genome of Arachis stenosperma cultivar V10309 chromosome 6, arast.V10309.gnm1.PFL2, whole genome shotgun sequence, the window CGAGAGAATTTTATTGAAGAGTCATCGTTAGCCATCTTAACTACCACTTTCTCTTGATCACCACGTCACCTATATATAGTCATAATATAGTTGATTATACATTTTCtgtatatatgtattattaaaTTCGTTACTCTTTTCATTTTAGCAGGTGCATTCTACATCCGGAAAACGGTATGTTCCAATTGGTAATCACCACCAAGCTGAAATCCCAGAGTTAATGCCAAAATCAGAATATTGCAACTTGCAAAACAACATGGTCAATGATGATCCATTAGAACATGATGGAGTGATAGCACAAGAGACAAATAGAGACATATGGTACTACCCTACTAGTAGTATTACTATGCCTTGGACTAGAAAAGAAGAGTCCTATTTCATGGCTGGCTTATACCTATTTAACAAAGACTTTTCAGCAGTGAAAAGATTTGTGGGTAACAAGACAATGGGAGAAATATTGTCTTTTTATTATGACCAATTTTGCAAGTCTAGCGAATACCAAAGATGGAAGGATCGTATGACGAGTTTGGGTAACAATTCCATTATTTTTGGGGACAAGATTATTATTAGTGAGAAAACACTTATGTCTCGTCTACAGCCCTTGTTAACAACTCATGCCTACATGGAAATACTTGAGGTatggatttaaattttattcataCTAAATTTTAACTCTTTCAAATGCATCATGACATACTCAGTATCAACAACATAAACTAATTATTGAATTTGCTCTGTATCATTCATTGCTTGGCATgtcaataatataaatttattgtttttgttttgaattaaattttttagataatGAGTAAATTTTTAtggtaatttttaaaatttaactcaaTACAAAAATGACAAGTCCTCATTGATGATATGTCAAACAATGAATGACATAAACCAAATGACTTAATTTAGTTTCAAAGCACGTAAGTATAAACTATAAAGTATTTCTACTCATTCTTAGTAACTAATTAGTGCTTACTTGTTTGCTCTTTTATTCATTATTGTATTTGTGAATTGTGAAAAGGTGAAGCCTCAGGTAAAATTATCTTTCTGTCTGAAGTTGATTGTTAAAAAAGATTagataaattaatatttaattaaattttttaattattaattttatataaaaacaatgtGGATTTTTACTTTGTGAAAAATGCAAGCTTAttcataaattatttattttgtctttcatatatttaacaaattaaaaaccGAATAATGTGGTCAACGAAAGCAGTTTTCTATTGTATAATTAATCAATGTTGATAGAATAAAtacttaaatttatttttaaaaaattttaaattagacatttttaatttaaataaatttttttattatctaaaaATTTTCTTATTAGAAAAATTGACATCTCTCTAGACACCAAAAAAATTGACATCTCTCTATTGTTTTGATAGACGTACTAACTTATCTTATAATGATAGGTTTAGAGTTTAGACTTAATTTTCTTATaactaaatttatataaaagttatttatctaacatatataataaaaatttattgaaaatgaTAAAAGAATCAATTTACCTGACGAGAGTAATTCTCAAGAACTTTTATAATGATacaaatttgttaaaaaataaaatatttgatttaaaattaattgaaaaccAATTTTTTGTAACTTGTATTCATTAAAAGTCACTTAGCTTAGTCTAATAAAAACATGTTAATTACTACCTACTACTATGACAAAattaaagcattttttattttgtgaaaaaaatattcaattactTGGCAGAGATCTTGGCTATATGGAGAATCACTAGTGACACTAGAAGATTATGTGTCCGTTCTAAAGCACAAAGTTGGGCTTGATAATCTTGTTGAAGCACTTGGAATTGgtaataaagaagaagaaatcatCAATACAGAGAAATCCAAGAAGAATAAGGCTCCTATTGGGAACGATTGGGCAAGCCTTACACAAAGAGAGATTCTATACTTTGCAGGAAAACTCTCCTCTTTGAGCAAACATCAATCCAATGATCTCTTTTGGGAAGCTGTTTGGCCTCGCTTACTCGCCAAGGGTTGGCACTTTGAGGAGGATcgagcttcttcttctctgtcGCTGTCGCCGTCGTCGCCGCCTAAATTGTTGTTCTTAGTCCCCGGAATCAAAAAGTTTTCTATGAAGCTAGAAAGAGGGAAGGACTATTTTGATTCCGTTAGTGAGGTGTTGAGAAATGTTGCTTCTCATCCTGAGTTGGTTGAGCTCGTGAATTTGAATACAATGGGACATGATCATGCAGATGGAGCAACAAATTTGAGTTAAAAATCGAGTAATTCTATTTTGAATAAGGGTAGCAAGAAGTTGTGACATTTCGTTTGTGATAATAAGATTTAGGGTTTGGTAAAGTTTATTGCGATATTTTAAAGTTCTTGTCGTTAGGACTCAACATGCAGTATAGTCCTTATTATGTTTAAAACGTAAttatttcttgtttttccttttttttttgaaggtTGATTTGGAATCAAGTCGTTATCTAAGACAGTAATGAAGAAATGTTGCTTCATCATTGACTCGAAATTTTTGTTTAGCATGATATTTTGAAGAATATAGTAGAGTTATTAAATAAAACATACCAATGACTTTtttgaacaatatgaacaactatcaatcaaataaaaatacattatatttttaaattatccaCTTAAATCTTAATATTCGAATAATCATTCATATACttaataaaatgaacatctaatatatttattattcacattatttaatattttcattgtctacttatatttttcttttgaaatattatattcaaaatatgcactattatatataatttaataaacatgatttattaattttatctaaTTAAGAATATTGATTAATTTGGATTATAATACCTTTTTAATAATtctattaacaaaaataatttagattaaCTTATGCAAAGTTTATCTCTTAATATTATAATTCTtatcataataataaattttgaaagaaaaatcttaccctacaaattttttttgcttattaatttcatttaatcttttgaaaaatattatttgtacaatacaaatcaatttttagttaacttttattattatttaattagttttttagaaaaatatatccCTATTTTTAGATACATATTTATCATTAaacttaatttaaatttaaaaacttaaatttctATAACTTCTTATACACTtcataattagttattatttcattctttttattttttacgttacatttttaaatttaataacgCCACTCTCTCGTCCTGGAGCTCAACGAGAGCGTCCTCATTAGTAAAGCTAGCTATCTTcgatagaaaaaaaattagatgatgtctagtatttaattttatctttgcTGATTTTTCTCtcctatttatttttaatttcacttatagaattaaaagtgagagatcacactttattttaTCACGTGTTAAAAAAAACTAGAAATGATCTATTTCGGCTAgcaccttattattattattatttgtgttCAGCACTACCCTTTTTGTCCTTTAGTCAATGGTGTTGCTTTCAGCTAAGTGCTAATACAATagtgtttctttttcatacaaacGCAAAACCCTAAAAATCACATTCCTGTTTGAAATCATGTCCCGCGTCGCCTCCGACACCGTCGGCAATGGCGCTCTGGTCCCATTCTCCGAAGACACCAAAGACTCACTGGCGGTCTACCCTCTCCACCACGGCCTCGCCCCTCCGATTTCCCGCATTGCCATCTCCTGGGCCCGCGGCAACTCCCTCCGCGTCTCCCTCTTCGCCACTCCCTCTTCAGAACCTTCTCGAACCCCGCAGGATCAGTCTGGAGGTAAGGTCCTCGAAGTTAAGCTTGGCGTCGGAGACCCGGAGATTTCCGATTCTCGTTGGCGCCAAATCGCGTACGGCTCCGTTGCCCCCTTTGCCCTGCTCCAGAGTCGCCGGAGTGCACTTTCGGAAATGATCAAGTCTTCTTCGCCGTATCAGATGGATTGGTAATTAACCGTTATGTGTTTTAATAATGAGATTTTAGATTCCGGTTTTCGAACATTTTGCTAGAGAGTTCGGTTGTTTCTTCTATAGTAAGCAAAATTGCCAATGTAGTtgtgttgttagattcattctATTCAGATGATTATTTGTTTAGGTGATTATTAAGATTGAGGATGTTAGTGTTATTCATCTAATTTGGTTTATTGCACTTTCAAATTGGATGACATGGAAAACTGTTGTCTTGATTTGATCAGTTTTTGTTTTGAGGACTTTCGTCCGGGTTCACCGCAATGTAGTTGTGAACTTTTGTCAATGTTAGTGTCACTAGTTTACAATAGCTTGATAATTTTTTCTTACAATTAGGTGGGAGAATGTGCTTGAGTATAGCAAGGACATAACTTCACTTCTCAGTGGACCAAAGTTGCCACCTGGTCCAATAATTGAAGAACGAACTGATATCGTTAAGGTAGGAAAGTAGTTTTTTCTTTAGTTTCTAAATTGTGTCACTAACTCTATGAAGTTGAGATGAGATCAATTTTGTGGGAATTTTGAACCAGGAACTAAACATTTCTTACTACTTGTTGTAGAAACGTGAGGAGCCAACATGTTTGAAAGCAGCTTGGGAGTTGTTGGAAATATTTTATGCAGACAAGCAATCTCAAGCATGGTTACCTGAAAAGCTTGTTGATTGGTTAGCTGTAATAATCTATATTAAATTCTTAATTGGTTTTCTAATTCCCAACTCATCTTTTCTTAATGCTGATTATTATATGGTTGCATTTTATATCAGGATTATGACAGCCTCTTTTCAAGCACACATGAAACAGTTTATGGCAAGCTTGCTCGGTTTCAGAAGGAGCTTGTTGACATACAGGTCTGATTAAATTTCTATTCTTCTGCCTGTATTTTCTTCTTTGAATGAATGGAAAGTATTGTTTTGGCTTGTATTGTCTTATGACAGTGGCCAGAAGTATgctaaaaaaagagaaaataacatTTGAAAACTATCCGGTTGATATGGGCATGCAACATAACATGACATGGATAAACATCATGTTTTCAAAGCTATAGAACACAATCATGAAATAGATAGATATGGATAAAACACACTAAACCCCACctatcttttataatttttattttgaatggGCCTAAGCCTAAATCTTCAAATTTAACATGTATAGATTTCAGGATGTGTTTTATTAATTCATTGTACTAAAGTTGAACATAAAGATATATCTGTAAAGAGGCAGAAACCACAGAACACCAAAAGGCCGTCTTCATACTATATATCTTATAGCTTTTGTGTTTAACCAATTACTCTCAGGCTGGAGAAGTATAAATATCAAATTTGTTTGTATAGGTGCTTGAGGATGACCCTAGATATTGGGAAGTGATGTCATCTGCACTCTCAGTTGGTTGGCTTGATATTGTGGTTAGTAAAAAGCTAAtgtatttctttcattttcttcttcacaTATATTGTTTCCTTGTAAATAAATACTGCATATTGAAGTTGGCTTTTGTGTACAGGTGAAAATGCTGCGGTTGCATGGATCTTATCAACTAGATCAGCTTAGTAATCGTGAGGTTGGCATCAAATCATGAACATAATACTATATAGGATTATTTGTATTGGTTGTATGTAGGGATTTCTCTTTTAGATATATGCAGAGAGATTGAAAATCATTGTTTTGTTGGTGCACTTTTTTATCCTATCCTTTTTATATTATGGATCTGTTAGCCTTGTTGTAATATCATAATAATGTTTCTTCTTTTACAACCCCCCAATAAAGAAAAATCCTGGAATTGTTTTATATGAAGCTGATGCTGTTGCTACTGTATCATATATTTATTACTGTATCTCATTTTCTGACATCATCTGATTACTCAGTTAGAGAATGGGCTTGTGGAGGCAGTTGCTGTTCTTATTTCCAAAATGCCCCGCCTATGTCATGAATCTACTAATGGAAAATTAGGTGAACTCTTTAAATCCAAGCCTGACTTCATCAAGGTATATTCCAATGCTGCTATAGAAAACTACTTTTATATTTGCTTTTAGGCACATTTAATCTACTATTGTATGATTCTTTGTAATTCCATTTATAGGCCTGGGAAAAATGGAGATCTCAAATTACAAAGCTGGATTGTAGTCCATTCTGGATTCAATGTGGTAATCACCATACACGTGAGGGATTGAGAAACTTGCTACAAATTATGCTGGGTAACACTGAAAGTCTCTGCATGGCTACATGTTACTGGATTGAGTTGTATATTTCTCATTTTCTTTACATCAGGCCATTTACAACGGTAACTTTGATCTAGTTAAGGAATTACTAACTTatcattattttgtttttggtaCACAGTTTCTAAgtacattttttttcttgtacTCTTTGATTGATTAATCTATTTGTATATGACTTTTCTGCCTCCCCCTGACTTCTGTCTCTTCTTTGTAAGCAGGGAATAGAAAGCATGTATAATTTGGCACAAAAATGCATCCAACTGAAACCACCATCAAGTAACCATAAGTTGACTGGACTTATAGTTGGAATTCTTGAAGAAAATACTGAGGTAAGCTGTGAGTAAAGCATATTAATCTGTAAATATCTGTGTTCAttactttctttcttgtttCCTTGTGGTATGGGCTTGTTGCTGCTGCATTCATTATTCTATTTATTCAATCCTGTCCTTCCCATTCCTAATTTAAACTTTCAATGTGCCAAAATGCTCAGGTTGTTTTAGCAGAATCTTCTAGAGAATTTGGTCCTTGGTAAGCTACCTATCTTGTTTCTTTCTTATTTTGCCTTTATGTACTGAGTGCGTGTTTGGAGTTGTTtgttttgctttttgttttaGTGAAAATGCTTATAATCATAATTCTTCAAGATAAAGACTTTTGGCCTAAATGATTTTTGAGCATAAAATATTAGAAACTGGATGCACTTTCTCCTTTGCTTGGTGTGATTTGATGAAGTTGGGAGTTTCTGTTCACGTCATTTGCAATATTATAGGATGGTTGCACATGCGATCGAATTGTTGACTGCAGGGAGTGAGCAAGCAGAGATTGTTCTACATGATGAGCGTTATAATTTGGGGGGAATCAGCATGATAGAACTACATCGGCTTGTGTATGCTCAAGTATTATCATCACATGCCTTGACCTGGCAAGTGAGTGCAAGTTATTTGAATAGAAGTATAATGTTAATATGATGTCAGAATGGTTAATTATGTTGGATGATCTACATTATCCCGTTGATGCTCATCAAGATCTGATATTTAACTTTCCTTTGTATTCTGTGGCACAAGGTTTACTTGAGAATAAGAATGAAACTGATGGCTCATATAGTATGAAGCATGGATAAGAATGTGAATGTAATGATATTTGAACTTTTAGGATATGAGCCACCTATAAGAACATATTAGCTTAAGTTATTGCGAATGTAATTAAATACCATTGTCTATTTGATTACTATGGAATTTCCCTTATATatgcatgaaaattaaaaagttaaaagtaaaaaattgtTAAGTATAATTGTCCAACAGCATTAAGTATTTGGGATTATAGGCGTTTCATGTGATATGTATTTGAATGGACTAGGCTGCTATGTTGAAATATCTTCTGTAAAACATTGATATTTTATGCAAGGATTTTGGTGCTCATATGGTCTAAATCCATGTATTTGCAGATAGCTCCAATATATTTGACATCATGCATGAAGCAAGGAATGGGCTTGTTAGAGAATTTGTTGTACAGGCAATCCATTCAACATAATG includes:
- the LOC130936834 gene encoding nuclear pore complex protein NUP85, which encodes MSRVASDTVGNGALVPFSEDTKDSLAVYPLHHGLAPPISRIAISWARGNSLRVSLFATPSSEPSRTPQDQSGGKVLEVKLGVGDPEISDSRWRQIAYGSVAPFALLQSRRSALSEMIKSSSPYQMDWWENVLEYSKDITSLLSGPKLPPGPIIEERTDIVKKREEPTCLKAAWELLEIFYADKQSQAWLPEKLVDWLADYDSLFSSTHETVYGKLARFQKELVDIQVLEDDPRYWEVMSSALSVGWLDIVVKMLRLHGSYQLDQLSNRELENGLVEAVAVLISKMPRLCHESTNGKLGELFKSKPDFIKAWEKWRSQITKLDCSPFWIQCGNHHTREGLRNLLQIMLGNTESLCMATCYWIELYISHFLYIRPFTTGIESMYNLAQKCIQLKPPSSNHKLTGLIVGILEENTEVVLAESSREFGPWMVAHAIELLTAGSEQAEIVLHDERYNLGGISMIELHRLVYAQVLSSHALTWQIAPIYLTSCMKQGMGLLENLLYRQSIQHNDLLLKNIEICRLYELDHISSDIMKVAGVYHWKHGHKGAGVYWLQQSKDTSRLNRIAQQLFDSVGKSISDESFKQWEGLIELLGSESKPAGGLEFLHKYRDFKRSLQQVYGGKATDAARQAVGSLILLMKNPSTPQRFWLPLLYDSLKLFNWHECPLLNVSETNLLLNKLQELSWARLRPHFSEPNLPAEALSSIRLALATNLGRAILDE